From Streptosporangiales bacterium:
AGCGTTGCGCTACGTAGTGCTCCTCGACGCCCGCACATACTCGGTTCTCGCCGTGGAGGCCGGTACGGCCCGGTCGTACGTGTATGACACGCCAGTGCTGCTGCACCCCGAGATCGTGGCGGCGGAGCAGCGCGCCGAGGTCGCCGCCGCCGGGCTGTGGGGCGCGACTTGCTACGGCAAGATCGACGATCTGGTTGCCGAGCCGGACCCAGCACCCGCGCCGGACTCAGCACCCGCGCCCGGCGCCGCCTACGATGGGGACTCCGGCAGTGTCGCCTACTACGAGAACTGCAGCGCCGCGCGCGCCGCCGGCGCCGACCCGGGATGCTGACTACTCGTCAAAGTTGGACCGTGACGGCGATGGTGTCGCCTGCGAATAGCGACACCGGCGTCAGCCGTGAGGGACCCTGGTATCGGGGCGACGCCCGCATGGACCACTTCCGAGGGGGTAGCCGGTCGCTCGCAAGCATCGAACAGGTTTGTGCGACATCCCGTGAGTTCCGCGGTTCCTCGTCGGGAACGTAAGGGGCCGTGACCACCAGGACCAGGGCGTTCACGCGGATCTTGGCATCGGACCCCGCTGTGATCGTTCTTCAGGATCTCTGCGTGCTCACCGCGAGCATGGCCGAGCTGACCCGGGCCGAGATCATCGACGCGATCGTCGGCAAGCAGCTCGAATCGATGGGGGTCGCTGACCTGGCAGAAACGGCACGTGGCGCGCGTCGGCCAGCCACTCCTGGAGGCCCGCAATCTCCGCTCCGCAGGCCTGTCGCGCGGTGGTTCCGCACATGCTCGCCGCCGACAACGGTGGGTCCATCGTCATCACGTCCTCCATCGCCGGGCTCAAGGGTGTGGCGGGGTGTACGCACTACACGGCGGCCAAGCACGGCATCGTCGGGCTGATGCGCACCCTGGCCCGTGAGCTGGCGCCGCGCAGCATCCGGGTCAACACCATCCACCCGACCGGTGTGGACAGCCCGATGTCCAACAACGACTTCTTCGGCACCTGGCTCGAACAACACCAGGAACTCGGCGATGCGATGCGCGGCAACATGATGCCGGTGGACGCGATGGCGATGGAAGACGTCTCAGCCGTCATCGCCTGGCTGGTCTCGGGGGACTGTC
This genomic window contains:
- a CDS encoding SDR family oxidoreductase, with product MLAADNGGSIVITSSIAGLKGVAGCTHYTAAKHGIVGLMRTLARELAPRSIRVNTIHPTGVDSPMSNNDFFGTWLEQHQELGDAMRGNMMPVDAMAMEDVSAVIAWLVSGDCQ